The Syngnathus scovelli strain Florida chromosome 17, RoL_Ssco_1.2, whole genome shotgun sequence sequence TGAAATTCTCACCGACCTTTCCCACATCTGTGCTAATCCACTTCCATCAAGAAATGCATGAGCAAACTCCATAAAATGCCAGGTGCTTTTGTGATTTCATTTTCCCTCCCATGAGAACGTGCGGCAAtaagaattaaaaacaaaagtgactcGTACATGCACCTCATCGACAATGAGTGTAATAAGCGCCGTTTAATAAATACTTCAAGAGTCTCCATCCATTTGTTTGCTTCTCCTTGTCCAAAGATGTCAGCAGTTCTTTCCGTATCCTCACGAGTGACATGGAAGGAAATCTTATTTTCCACAACGAGTACTAATGAAGAACGAGCGTGCCCTGTCCTCCTACTCCTTATGTGGACTGCAGCAGGAGCCTGAAAATAGCCCAGTGTGATGCCAGTGTTACATCACACAAGGGCTTGATATCAACTTTGTACCCTGGCCTCCCTCCCATGTGTCCAAAGACATTGTACAGCCTGAGGAGAGGACCAACCATTTATTGTGTgaagtatatgtgtgtgtaagaTCCACATAATGTACATTACACTGTGTTGAGTGGCTTACATTAAGATTTTAACAACCTTGGCAGTATCATTAGAAGTGCTTTTATGAGCAGTTTGTCTGCTGACAGTACAATTATGCTACCGCATGATTCACTCCAGTTACGATAAGATTCATCTTCATATCGGATTCTAATCGCAATTATGTTGTGATTGGAGTGAATTGTATTGTTACTGTGAAGGGTGTATATAGTCGTTGGAAAGGTTTTATTTCTGGAGCGAGTTTGTTCTGTTGGTCCAAAAATGGCATTGAGATTAATATAACCTGTTTTCATCCATtttgggggcggccattttgccagcaACAAAGAGCTAATGTGGTGCCATCTTAAGTCAatggcaagtggcaaaatggccgccacctgaaatggataaaaatggatggattttgccACATAGAACATATGAATGTAAAGAAATGaccacaggcatatattctttatcctcttaaAAGAAAGactcaaattaaaataaatgtagcATGCTCAGTCACTTACAGTAGTAATTCTTCATTCAATCAGTCAACATAAAGGACGCtggcaaaaaaaatgaagattttaaaagtcattttattattattattacattcaTCAATTtcaaacagcaacaacaacaacaaggacAACATAGCACGGCTCTTCTGTGACAACATGAGGTAGATGCCGACCGACGCTGCCGCCGTGCCGCTTCTCTCTCTCTGCGAAGATTGTGTGAGCAAGTTGCATATTATTCAACGTTCATTCACGTggaccttattttttttttttggggtgcagACTTCTGATTAACACTatcatttttggggggggggtctgatTAAAATTCCATGATTTGGTTTGGCAACTTGTTTAGTGCAAGTTTACTCCATTTCCTCACGCCTCAGTGACATTCAGTAGATTGACCCGCTCTAGTGCGCATGCAATCaaacactttctttttttttttatctccacaTGATTATCAGTCCAACTATAATGCTTGAAATAAATAACAACTCCCTGGTGAGCGCATACAGATACGCGgttaaagacacattttaggTAGATTCTTCTTGCTGACACTAAAAGTGGGTCAAagttacacgcacacaaacaaaacacatcAGTAACCTTTAGCAAGtaaaggaagggggggggcatgatagaatatattaataataataataaggtaAACTTTAAACAGTACAGTAGTCTATTTCTctggctttttttgttttggctcAAGCAACATTCTCTCTTTTGCCTTGCTCTCATTGGTCCATGCATGAGTGAGCATCATTTCTCCTTAAGGCATCTTCTTTGGAAAACCCTGTGCACAAACTAATAGGAAACACATTTTCCCTTTCCCATACACAAGGCAGTGTTTAAAGGGGACATATGGAAATATTACGCAATAATGTGACGTTAAAGAACCAAATAAATGTCTGCTTATTTCTCAAATTGTGCGGGTGAGTGAGTCACTTTTGAATGGAGAAACAATCAAAGCTAAAAGGTAAGAAGAGTTGCATTGAGGTTTTTTTTAGGCTGCACTGATTAGCATTAGCTAACGGGGTTTGTTTCTGATAAGTGGTGCTCGGTGATATGATTTAAGATCAAATAATCttttaaattcaatttgaaTCAAAAGCCTTTGCACGCTGCGCTGGATAAAATGTGCTGCAATATGGCTCAGGTGCCACAGATTTCCTcacccaccttttttttttttttttttttgataagacGCCAAATAAGGGACTTTCTATAGAGCGTGTACTGTCATATGTCCAGTCGGCAGTGTTTTGTGTGGAGTTGTCAGGCAGTGAAAGGCATGATGGGACATGAAAAGGTGCAGCTCGATGATGTCTTTGGTGCCGGGAAGAAAGTAAACACAGGGAGAAAACATCTTGCCCTCTCATTCCCATAAGTCTGATTTTTCCCTTTTAAAAAACCCTGAGATAAACACGTACGTCCACAAGTGGGCGCACGGGTGGTTGACGTACAATTATAGCATAGCTTAGCGTCCATCACGCTTGTTCTCCTCCCACGGCGAGTTCTGATGGCTGGCGTTTGCTTGTTTGGGGTTCAAACATGGCGTCCGGTGAGAAAGTAGAGGGGTCGGTCTTCGCTGCAGTTGGCTGTCTGGAACTCGTCGCGTAGGCGAAACTGCCACTCGTCCTCCAGCTCCAGACGCACGATAGTCTGACGCAGGGAGCTGCGGTCCTGGCAGATGACGCACAGGGTGGCGCCTGTACCACGCCACAAGAGGGCGGCGTTAGTGCCGATTCCGATCTGCCGTTGTCGTACGATGCGGCGTCTCACCTTTGAGGAAGCGGAATTTCTTGAGGAGTCCGGAGACGACAAAGGAGTCGCAGAGGTACAGCAGCAGGCCGCTGAACACCAGGCCCTGGTGGTTGAGGTTGGTGGAGTGTGGACGGGAGTTGATGTAGCACACGGATATCTGATACGCACAGAACCGACACGGTGTAAGTGACACCGACTTTAACACCTACTTACTCTCTTAGGACccttaacagaaaaaaaaaacaatccaattGACAAGATAGTCGCACCAAAACAAATGCGGTAACCACCCAAACTGATCAcagctgccatctagtggcagaACGTCTAAAACATTCataaataagattttttatgaCTCAGCACATACCTCCGGGCTGATATTGAGGTAGCTGTCAATGGACAGGACCGGGTTGTTCGGGTTCTGAATGGCTTTGGGGAACAATCGGTGGCTGCAGCTCTGCAGGAACTTTTCCAGCAGAAACTGGGCCGGCGCATCCAGCAGGGTCTGCTCGCTGTCGGGGGCGCACACGTACTGCGAAGGGCTGATGGGGGCGGGGTTTTCCATTTCCTGCAAAAGAAGATATGCACCAAATAAAAGCAGGATTAAAGACTTCCTGTGTTTTTAGGCACGGCTTATCATTATCTTATTGTCAAGGTGCGCACCATGAGTTTGGGTTTGACCATGTAGGCTTGGTTGCCCCCGACTGGAATGTACTTCTTCATCAGGCTGAAGCTGTTAAAGCGACACAGCAGGAGTCCGCTGCTGTTGACCCGAAGATTGAAGTCCACCTCCTCACAACTGtaactgaaaaagaaaatctgattaaaaaaaaaaaaaaaaaaaaacagatccgGAAGCAAGCAAGCAGCTGACTTCACCGTCCCCACGCTTACCGGTTGAGGTCGTACTGGACGTTCTGGGTCAGATCCACGTTGAGCAGGACAAAGTCGTGCAGGTGGCCCCTGCTGAAGGGCCTGCCGGGCGCCTTGCGAGCAAGGCCGCTGTTCCACTTGCGAGCTCCACACATAGCGTAGAGGGGGATCTTGGGCGTGGTCTCCATGTGGCGTAGCACCATTTTCAGGGACACGTTGGTAAGAACTGAGCCGCCACCATCGGATGTCTCGCTGCGAGACCAAACAGTTGGGTGAGACGAGGACAGCACACGTCCACAAAAGCAAAAGGGGTCCATGGATAAGGACAAAGATAGACGGTGCCATTTTAATTCTGGGTTGGACTGAACTGTGTAGGTAGCACCTGTTGTCAGCGGGCTGCTGGGCGTTCCACAACACGCACGAGTCGTCCATCATGACGATGAAGGGCCACACTTCCTGCCGCTTGACGCCTTGCTCCTCCCACCGGTTCCTCTCCAGCTCCAGGTTGTGGTAGGATAGTTCCTTGATCATGAAGCGAGCTGCGCCTAGAACGGACACAAACACCAATATTATCCACATATATGtcgaatatattttttcatcacTTACCAACTCCGGAGTTGTTAAACATGGCGGGCAGAACGAGCAGGATGTGGTTGGGCCAGTACTTCCTGTAGTGGGGCAGCTCAAAGTGCTTGACCACCAGGATGTGCAGATGTGCGGCGCCCTCCATGGCGTGGTAGATGTTGAGCAGGCCGTGCTCCTGGCGCCCCGTTGTTGGCGTGAAAATGGGGCTCTTCAACAGGTCAGGGTCCTGGACACCAACATGAAAGACCCCCTTGTGTTGTGTTACAATGAGTTCCTGCATGCTACACAGTatctataaaaaaatattttttacaatggaatattgcttttttttcgATTTGTTCATGGATGATTGAAGACTGTACCATTAATGCCATAATAAttcaaatagtaaaaaaaatccatgattATTTGGATTTTAGCAGAAACCCAAATGTATATAATGCATCTAACTAGATAGATAACAATAGCAAGCCACTTGAACTACCTGTACAAATATAACTAATGGGGACAAATTGTTAAGAAAcatgaatttaatttaattatttaattataattaaattaTAATTATCATTACCATTTAATTATCTTTTTGAAGCTGTGATGTGTTAGTATATTCAATATATTTCATTAGTTAGCAAGTTAATGAGATAATTATGGTTCAAAGAAAACCCTTTTATGGCTTTAATGGCACAGTCCGGCACCaaagaaacaaaatggcatGATCCGTCCCTGAGGCAGGAAGTAGCCTgtacaataaaaaaatggacaaaacCTGTTTCTTtaacttttatgtatttatttatttttgttagatATTGATTCTTGTATCATTAGTTACTTAGTTAGCCAGCTAACTGTTGCTGTTATATAGCAGGGACTCACTTTAGCATGAATGGTACAGTCCATGACCCTAAAATCAAAACAACACCTGTTAGTAGGCTAGGACCTGATGCCATTTTGATTCTATGATGGACAGTCCTACAGACACCCCAGTGGCAGAACGCAAGTAATATTTAACTGTTTACATTTAATAACTTATTATTTGGTTACCCTGaaacaaaaaattgttttggtAGCTACAGTGTAAACCTGCATGTTAACTAATTACAAAGCAAGCTACTAAGCTAATTGCTAGCAAGATGCTAATTAATATTCAACTGAGCTTTATTTTAGAGACATGACATAATGTAAAAATTTATATTTAATGGGTTATTCTTTACAAATTGCCTCACAACTGTAATGCAACAATTCTATTGATTATGTTTTGCGTTACCATTAATCTTGTGTTTTAAATATCTCATATGctatagttgttttttttttgtctgaggcTAAGGCTAAGCGTTACCGTATCTTTCTAATGGCTGAATGTTTTGCTCAAGAACTGGATTGTCCAGAACCTTGAGTACTAACCTTGGTGGAGACCAGAGGAAGGCGCATGCTTTCCAGGTGGCTCCCCTGTTGACTGAAGACAAAGTGCTGCTCCTTGTCTTTAGGAATGACAAACTGGAGCTGGACCTCCTCACCGAGCATGGACGAGCAGAAGGTGAAAGCGTGGAATGTGCACTCAGACAGCTTTCACACACATTGAAAACAGTGTCGAGAGAATACTTGGTTAGCGTTTGAAGGGTCTGATGTACTTACTAGAATAGTTGGAGTGCACAGCATTTTCGCATAAcattaaatataaaaacatgTCTGGAGCAGGTGTACTCACCTGCGTTGCAGGGCTAGCGTCACAGTAATGGTGACACTGCTCGCAGTGATGAAAGGCATTGTGAGCCGCGAAGCGGGTGAGTCGTATGGACTTGGTCTCCTGCTTGGCTTCACTTTGGCTTCCGTCTTCTTCCTTCAGAACTGAGGTCGAAAAATGAGAATAAATGGCTTGAATTATGAATTTagtcaaaaacaaaatgttatgTCAGGTAAATTGCTAATGTTTTGTAAAAATGTCTATTTCGCCGCAGCTGTGCTCACCTTTGGAGCGCTTTGGCGTCTTGTCGCAGTGGACGGGGCTGGCCTTTCTGAACTTGGAGCCTCGGGGGTTGGGGTCAAAGGGAAGCTTGCGTATGTCTTCGATGTCAGGCCACTGCGCATTTACAGCGGTCGCCACCTCGGACGTCTCTGTAGCGTCAAACTCCCGATTAGCCACCGTGACTGACGCTGACAACCTCGAGTGTCAATCATCCATTACCTTCATTTGCCTCTTCCTCGTCTGATTCTTCCTCATCAAACACGTCGACCTCCAACAGTCGGATGAGCATCCGGAATAAGATGCGAAGGAATTGGAGGTAAGCTCCCGTTTTGCCCACCTGGCAAGAAAGCATTGCTTAACAAACTTTCTGCccgttttaagtcttcaactttCTACCTGTGGCGGTCCAATTAGGAGGAGGCGTCGAGGGTGCGACGTGGATGGCGCCTCGTAGTCGGCGTGGTGCTGCTTGGCGACGGTCCACCGGCGATAGTGGGCGCTCTGCTCCCAGCCGTGCAGGCTCGCCGTGACCGGGGGCCTGAGCGGGCTGCTCCAGGCCACGTCGGCATGGGGCAAGAGCGAGAAGGAGCTCAGCTGGCTGCCCGAGTCGGCCGACAGCAGGTTGTACGCCGGCCGCGACATGATGACGGTACGTGGTGACACGCGCGCCGCCGGCTtggggtggcggcggcggccacaTTGCGTGGACTGGCTGGGTCGCTGTGCCGACGAGGAGGAGGGCGacggcgaggaggaggaggagctggagTACAGTGACGGAGGGGCCTTGGAGGAGGTTTTGGGAGGGTTGGAGGGGAACTGACTGCCCATGGAGTCGCATTCCTGCTTGAGGCCCGACGTGTCGACGCCTTTGGACGCGCAGGCTGGGGGCTTCGGGACGGCCTCCGTGTTGTCGGATGAACTGACTCCGTTCTCCACCAAGGGTCCTGAGGTCCTGGTGGCCACGCTGCCGTTGCTCTGAGGCCGCTCCAGCTCCTCACCGTCGTGAACGACCTTCTCGGCGTCCGACTCCCGAGGGCCGGCTGCCTTCTTGGGCTCCTGGACCACGCCCACTGACACGTAGGTGCAGGCCAGGCCCACCTCCTGCTCCAGGGCTGTCCGCGTCAGGTAGCTGGAGTCTATCAGACGCAGGTCGCTGTATTTCAGAGACCTAGAGAAGAAGAAGATCATCAAACAAGAACCAACAACTACCACTAAACCTCGAATAACTCTCCAACTAGGGTAGAAATGTGCAAAGACCTGGGGAAGGTCTCTCCAAGAGGGTCTTTCCCCGTGAGGATGACGATGCAAGGCAGACCCTCCAGATCCTCGTAGGTGAGCGGCACCCAGTCTTCATTCTCGCATCCCCGCCAGGCCTGCGACAAAACACAATTAGCTCTGAATTTCCCGGCTGGCGGTAAAGCTGAAATGCAAACTATCTCACCCGCAGGCGACACGTGAAGTTCCTGGGCAGAATGATCTCCGAGGCGGGGCTTCCCAGCAGCACGGCGAAGCACAGCtggaggcccagcttgtcgcgCACGTCCTCGAGCCGCTCACGTGCCAACATGGCCAGCTGCAGCGAAGGCACGCGCACCAGCAGCATGTGTCCGCGGCCTTGCGAGCCCTCCCGGCCGGGCGCGTTGATCAGGTCCTCCACCATGGCTAGAGTCTCTGGCGTGATGTGGTCTCTCAGCGACGGCGAAGAGGTGAGCGCCATCATGGCCTCCGTGTACTGCTGGATGAGCAGGTAGCTGCGGATCACCATGCTGTGCAAGTGGGGGTGTCTGTCACCACAAATGAAagtgagtgaatgaatgaaaaattcccttggcacattttcactttgaaaGTTGTCTGACCTGTGCAGGAGTGTGTGGACCATCTTCTCAAAGGCATCGTCACAGCGCAGAATGGGGCTGGCCACACCCCACTGCAGGGATCTGCTGTAGTCACCCAGCCCAAAGTAGGCCAACTCGCCGGGAGGGAGCGACTCCTGTTGGAAGGTAAGCACACAACATCATCTATTAACTCCTTCATATActgacaaaaaacatttgtggaTTTTATTGTCAGCGTTATGCATTCAAATCAGGAACATTTGGCCTTGGCAGCCTTGTGATTGCGGGCAGAAGGAAAAAATGCCCACTAGGCGGCGCAGTTGAACTAGCACAATGCTGCAGTCCAGTCGGCATCCATCCATGACGTTATCATAATTGGAAAGAAGACGTTAATGATATTGAATTGATTTTGCAGACACTCACCAGATTTTGATCGGAGGGCCAGTGCACTTCATTGTGCACGCTGATGCGGGACTGGCGGGTCTGCAGCGTGTACGGGAAGCAGCTGACCTGCAGCACCAGCAGGTTCATCGCATCTAGGACCTCCTGGCAGTTGACCACGCGGTCGGCCAGACCTTGCAGCTCTCCGTGGCACACGGAGCCCGACAGAGCGCTTGTAAAGTGACGAGAAGAAGAAAAGTCAGGTGATATtgagcatcttttttttctcaaattggtTCTAGATAACTACAACGCATTCTCTGGATTTTTCCGTTTAGTTTTATCACCATGCGGGCTAAATTCCTCCTCCATTTGTTATCTTCATAAAAAGAGACCAAGGTCAGACTGGCAGTCAAAATATACTtggatttttttaaacagcatGTCTGATACCTGGTGAGGTCAACATGAGAGTTGTCGTGGATAAGGACGAACAGCGTGTACGGGTTCTGTTTGACTTTCCTCATAAAGGCCTCCATCTTGACGTGCACGTCAGCGTCCAGGCGCACCACGTACTTGTCGCACTTCTGAGGCGGGCACGACTCTTCCATCCCCAAGTCCAATAGGACGCCTgcagagaaaaagaaaacgtaTTTTCATGCAAGATGATTtgtgtgtacattttttttttcttttcacctgATTGTCGTATGCGCTGTGCCGTCTGGTTGACCAGAATGTGAGAAGGCGGCACCAGAACCAGGAAATCTACTTTGCAGAAGCGGCCCAAGTCCAGGTTCTGGCTGCCCGAGTCGGCGATGGAGCAGACCTGCGAGAGGAGGCGGCGGGCCACGCTCAACTGCGTCGGAAAGATCTGGAAGACCTTGCCTAGCAGTTCTGACCCAAACAAACAAAGGACATTATGTTGCTGtcttttcatttctttcttgCTTTATGTTTATGTGCTTTTTAGGTTTGATTTCCATTCAGCCAgtctcggaaaaaaaaaaaaaaaaaaaaaaaaacagtccacTCCACcgcttttatttctattcagtAAAAAGATTGTAGAGCTTTTCGCCAGCTGTACtacagctgtaaaaaaaaaaaaaaaaaaaaacggtactaatgcaaatattgttttgtttgttgtggTGTGGCTGGAGCCCGAGTCTCACCTCTGTCCGAAGGTGGTGACATGCTGGCGGCCTCCTGTGAGTGGATGTGGTCAGTGACATCGCCCTGGAAGGGCTGGATGACCTGGCCCTTCCGTCGGCGCTGATACCGCACCAGCTGCTTGTCCAGATTGTCCCCTGTGAGCACAAGCAGTCGCCATGGTAACGCACACGGACACAAACAAGCAGGAGAACATGAGCAAACACGCACGGCATACATGCAAGATATCCATGCCCAGTTGAtgaactgccttttttttttctgcttaccTAGAGAGGTGGTTTTGAAGTGAGACGCTAACACGCTGACTTTGCCTGTGATGAGCTCGTAGCTGATCTCCTTCAGGAACTCGTTGGTGGTCAGCATGCCTTCGGCTAAAGCCCTCGCTTGGTACTTTCCTGTGGTGGATACATATTTTTAACAATGGCCGCACAGTAATCGCGTTCCAATTCACGGGAGCTGCTACGAGGCACGTACCCAAATAGGCTTGTGATTGCCTATTAACGCCACAAGGTGTCAGTAAAGCATTTCTATCTTCAACAAGGCTGATTCATTTTGGAAAACAGCATGTGAAATGATTACAATGTCGCAAACGTACCTAATACCATCACGCAGAACTCGTTGCCGCTCATCTTGGAGGAGTATATGATGAGCACGTAGGTGGGAAGCGACTGCCGGAGGTGGGGGCCCTCACTGAGGGAACGCAGTGACTCGCAGATACCCTCGCCCAGCGAATTGTGGGTGACCACCACTTGGACCGCGCCCCCGGAAacgctggcctccaagcgagccAGCCAAGGCAGCTGGGATGGAGAGATGGCGGGACCGCCGGGACAGCAGAGCATGGCCTTCAGGATGATCTGCTCCAGCTCTTCACGAAGGGGGATCTGATCTGGACCTGCGCAACAGGTACGTTTGGCCATTTTGGTGCTTGTTCATTTGCTCCACTCAGTCAcaaagacgttttttttttcttttcttcagctCACCTAGACGTGCCAGGTACTGCAACGTGAGCAGAATCATGGTCTCCACGCTGAGCTGCTGGCTGCCGCTAAGGCCGAGGCTCTCCAAAGCGTTCTCACTCAGCGGGCTGTTCTTGTAGCAGCCCACCAGCAGGGGGCTCACCACCACTTCCCCCACATTGCCGTAGAAATAAGGTAAGGTGCCGTGCCCTGAATGGACAGCAATAGAGCGTTAACCAAGCATAAAGTCATTTTTGGGATCAATTTAATTTTAGTTTATCGAAATGTTTCCA is a genomic window containing:
- the greb1l gene encoding GREB1-like protein isoform X2, which encodes MGNSYAGQLKSARFEEALHNSIEASLRSSSGDPQPIFTQLYLKPEPYPANVDADVKPKVEPHSGELPAQELLTNSHSSNDAEELEEEEDSDSNSPPLPYLQTPVPEGCCTMEGFCQAGKDLRLVSMATEPIDVPTGFELVGAKSPSVAEHILVCAVDRRFLPDDNGKNALLGFSGNCVGCGEKGFRYFTEFSNHINLKLSTQPKKQKHLKYYLVKNSQGALCKGPLICWKGSKGLHPVCSGSPASLLAFLSSDSKTRQLSSGAASTSKPGSSSSVSSKENGGTSANGSSPFSLSDSPPTRMTPASSVFFNSPDLSRECGFIKPLGSTPGNKTLPLVPTALRVNGPTNGLAVDGRPPLLSPSQVTLGAQGQAYRSPDLGDSPVSSAMNSGPPKKRHRRWHPTSMVPVPPTAVPVPAIRPVVCAPGSVVGSVVSPQAPGPGVIQPQPVSAGASVIIPDNLLNCVGVRPVILIGHGTLPYFYGNVGEVVVSPLLVGCYKNSPLSENALESLGLSGSQQLSVETMILLTLQYLARLGPDQIPLREELEQIILKAMLCCPGGPAISPSQLPWLARLEASVSGGAVQVVVTHNSLGEGICESLRSLSEGPHLRQSLPTYVLIIYSSKMSGNEFCVMVLGKYQARALAEGMLTTNEFLKEISYELITGKVSVLASHFKTTSLGDNLDKQLVRYQRRRKGQVIQPFQGDVTDHIHSQEAASMSPPSDRELLGKVFQIFPTQLSVARRLLSQVCSIADSGSQNLDLGRFCKVDFLVLVPPSHILVNQTAQRIRQSGVLLDLGMEESCPPQKCDKYVVRLDADVHVKMEAFMRKVKQNPYTLFVLIHDNSHVDLTSALSGSVCHGELQGLADRVVNCQEVLDAMNLLVLQVSCFPYTLQTRQSRISVHNEVHWPSDQNLESLPPGELAYFGLGDYSRSLQWGVASPILRCDDAFEKMVHTLLHRHPHLHSMVIRSYLLIQQYTEAMMALTSSPSLRDHITPETLAMVEDLINAPGREGSQGRGHMLLVRVPSLQLAMLARERLEDVRDKLGLQLCFAVLLGSPASEIILPRNFTCRLRAWRGCENEDWVPLTYEDLEGLPCIVILTGKDPLGETFPRSLKYSDLRLIDSSYLTRTALEQEVGLACTYVSVGVVQEPKKAAGPRESDAEKVVHDGEELERPQSNGSVATRTSGPLVENGVSSSDNTEAVPKPPACASKGVDTSGLKQECDSMGSQFPSNPPKTSSKAPPSLYSSSSSSSPSPSSSSAQRPSQSTQCGRRRHPKPAARVSPRTVIMSRPAYNLLSADSGSQLSSFSLLPHADVAWSSPLRPPVTASLHGWEQSAHYRRWTVAKQHHADYEAPSTSHPRRLLLIGPPQVGKTGAYLQFLRILFRMLIRLLEVDVFDEEESDEEEANEETSEVATAVNAQWPDIEDIRKLPFDPNPRGSKFRKASPVHCDKTPKRSKVLKEEDGSQSEAKQETKSIRLTRFAAHNAFHHCEQCHHYCDASPATQLSECTFHAFTFCSSMLGEEVQLQFVIPKDKEQHFVFSQQGSHLESMRLPLVSTKDPDLLKSPIFTPTTGRQEHGLLNIYHAMEGAAHLHILVVKHFELPHYRKYWPNHILLVLPAMFNNSGVGAARFMIKELSYHNLELERNRWEEQGVKRQEVWPFIVMMDDSCVLWNAQQPADNSETSDGGGSVLTNVSLKMVLRHMETTPKIPLYAMCGARKWNSGLARKAPGRPFSRGHLHDFVLLNVDLTQNVQYDLNRYSCEEVDFNLRVNSSGLLLCRFNSFSLMKKYIPVGGNQAYMVKPKLMEMENPAPISPSQYVCAPDSEQTLLDAPAQFLLEKFLQSCSHRLFPKAIQNPNNPVLSIDSYLNISPEISVCYINSRPHSTNLNHQGLVFSGLLLYLCDSFVVSGLLKKFRFLKGATLCVICQDRSSLRQTIVRLELEDEWQFRLRDEFQTANCSEDRPLYFLTGRHV
- the greb1l gene encoding GREB1-like protein isoform X1; amino-acid sequence: MGNSYAGQLKSARFEEALHNSIEASLRSSSGDPQPIFTQLYLKPEPYPANVDADVKPKVEPHSGELPAQELLTNSHSSNDAEELEEEEDSDSNSPPLPYLQTPVPEGCCTMEGFCQAGKDLRLVSMATEPIDVPTGFELVGAKSPSVAEHILVCAVDRRFLPDDNGKNALLGFSGNCVGCGEKGFRYFTEFSNHINLKLSTQPKKQKHLKYYLVKNSQGALCKGPLICWKGSKGLHPVCSGSPASLLAFLSSDSKTRQLSSGAASTSKPGSSSSVSSKENGGTSANGSSPFSLSDSPPTRMTPASSVFFNSPDLSRECGFIKPLGSTPGNKTLPLVPTALRVNGPTNGLAVDGRPPLLSPSQVTLGAQGQAYRSPDLGDSPVSSAMNSGPPKKRHRRWHPTSMVPVPPTAVPVPAIRPVVCAPGSVVGSVVSPQAPGPGVIQPQPVSAGASVIIPDNLLNCVGVRPVILIGHGTLPYFYGNVGEVVVSPLLVGCYKNSPLSENALESLGLSGSQQLSVETMILLTLQYLARLGPDQIPLREELEQIILKAMLCCPGGPAISPSQLPWLARLEASVSGGAVQVVVTHNSLGEGICESLRSLSEGPHLRQSLPTYVLIIYSSKMSGNEFCVMVLGKYQARALAEGMLTTNEFLKEISYELITGKVSVLASHFKTTSLGDNLDKQLVRYQRRRKGQVIQPFQGDVTDHIHSQEAASMSPPSDRELLGKVFQIFPTQLSVARRLLSQVCSIADSGSQNLDLGRFCKVDFLVLVPPSHILVNQTAQRIRQSGVLLDLGMEESCPPQKCDKYVVRLDADVHVKMEAFMRKVKQNPYTLFVLIHDNSHVDLTSALSGSVCHGELQGLADRVVNCQEVLDAMNLLVLQVSCFPYTLQTRQSRISVHNEVHWPSDQNLESLPPGELAYFGLGDYSRSLQWGVASPILRCDDAFEKMVHTLLHRHPHLHSMVIRSYLLIQQYTEAMMALTSSPSLRDHITPETLAMVEDLINAPGREGSQGRGHMLLVRVPSLQLAMLARERLEDVRDKLGLQLCFAVLLGSPASEIILPRNFTCRLRAWRGCENEDWVPLTYEDLEGLPCIVILTGKDPLGETFPRSLKYSDLRLIDSSYLTRTALEQEVGLACTYVSVGVVQEPKKAAGPRESDAEKVVHDGEELERPQSNGSVATRTSGPLVENGVSSSDNTEAVPKPPACASKGVDTSGLKQECDSMGSQFPSNPPKTSSKAPPSLYSSSSSSSPSPSSSSAQRPSQSTQCGRRRHPKPAARVSPRTVIMSRPAYNLLSADSGSQLSSFSLLPHADVAWSSPLRPPVTASLHGWEQSAHYRRWTVAKQHHADYEAPSTSHPRRLLLIGPPQVGKTGAYLQFLRILFRMLIRLLEVDVFDEEESDEEEANEETSEVATAVNAQWPDIEDIRKLPFDPNPRGSKFRKASPVHCDKTPKRSKVLKEEDGSQSEAKQETKSIRLTRFAAHNAFHHCEQCHHYCDASPATQLSECTFHAFTFCSSMLGEEVQLQFVIPKDKEQHFVFSQQGSHLESMRLPLVSTKGVFHVGVQDPDLLKSPIFTPTTGRQEHGLLNIYHAMEGAAHLHILVVKHFELPHYRKYWPNHILLVLPAMFNNSGVGAARFMIKELSYHNLELERNRWEEQGVKRQEVWPFIVMMDDSCVLWNAQQPADNSETSDGGGSVLTNVSLKMVLRHMETTPKIPLYAMCGARKWNSGLARKAPGRPFSRGHLHDFVLLNVDLTQNVQYDLNRYSCEEVDFNLRVNSSGLLLCRFNSFSLMKKYIPVGGNQAYMVKPKLMEMENPAPISPSQYVCAPDSEQTLLDAPAQFLLEKFLQSCSHRLFPKAIQNPNNPVLSIDSYLNISPEISVCYINSRPHSTNLNHQGLVFSGLLLYLCDSFVVSGLLKKFRFLKGATLCVICQDRSSLRQTIVRLELEDEWQFRLRDEFQTANCSEDRPLYFLTGRHV